The genomic window CATCAGTGGTATTCTTTGAAATTGAAGGCAAAGATAAACGAAAAGTAAAATTGAACAAGATGTTTGCAGGTAATCACCCGGAGGAGTAACAGCTGCTGGGAACTCATCTTAACTGGATATTTCCTTAACGTGAAAATGGTAAATAAATCGCTATTTTTGCAAAAAAACAGAACACAATGAAAATCACATTAAATAACCGCCCGGAAGAGATTGAGGAGGATTCTCTGACTTTTGAGGAGTTGATTAAAAAGAAGAATTTTACCTTCAAACTATTGGTAACGAAACTCAACGGTTCGCTGGTTAAGAAGGAAGACAGAGCCTCAACAATGATAAGAAACGGAGATGATGTTATGGTGCTGCACCTGATCAGCGGAGGTTGATTTATTCGACCACTTCTGCGACAACAAACGTACTCCCTCCAATTACAATCAGGTCATCAACATCTGCAACCAGTCTGGCAGCATCCAAAGCCTTAAGAACACTAGAGTAAACATTACCTTTCAACCCATGTTTTGAAGCCTCTGCAGCGAGTAATAACGGATCAAGCCCGCGTGGAATGTTGGGTTTGCAGAAATAGTAGATGGCATCCTTTGGCAAAAGGCTAAGCATTCCATCAACACTTTTGTCATTTACCATGCCGTAAACAAAATGGAGTCGTTTGTGCGGAGTCTGACTGATATTCAGCACAACCTGACGAATTCCATCTACGTTATGGCCACTGTCGCAAATCACAAGTGGATTTTCACTCAACGTTTGCCATCGGCCCCTGATCCCTGTGTTGGTCAGTACGTTTGAAATGCCAGACGCAATAACATCATTGATTAGACTAATCCCGGAATTTTTAGTGATAATCCTGAGGGTTTCCAAAACTGTACTAAGGTTGCGAAGCTGGTAACTCCCGCCAAGGGGAAAGCTGACATTTTCCAAAAAGGGATGTTGGTCAAAATCAATGTTCACCTGTGTTTGATTAACCCTGCTAACCCTCCAGCGTTTGTCGGCAAATGCAATTGAGGAACCCTGGGCGATAGCCTGCTGCTGAAAGACATTCTCTGTCTCAGCCTGGGTTTCTCCAATAACCACCGGTACACCCTGCTTAATGATCCCCGCTTTTTCGGCAGCAATCTTCTGAAGCGTATCCCCCAGGAATTTTGTGTGATCCAGTCCGATGTTAGTAATCACCGACACCAATGGTGTGATGACATTGGTGGAATCGAGCCGGCCACCCATTCCCACTTCAATAATGGCGATATCCACTTTTTCCCTGGCAAAATAATCGAACGCCAGGCCAACTGTCATTTCAAAAAATGACAACCCGATTGTTTCAAAGCGATCTTTCCATTGTTGAATAAACCTGACAACCTCCTCTTCAGGGATCATCTTTCCGTTGATCCTGATCCGTTCCCTGAAATCACGATAATGAGGCGATGTGTACAACCCGGTTTTGAATCCTGCCTCCTGCATCACCGAGGCAATCAGGTTTGAGGTGGAACCTTTGCCATTTGTACCAGCCACATGGATGGAACTGAATTTCCGTTCAGGATTTCCCAAAAGCGCACATAATTCGATGGTATTGTTCAGATCAGCCTTATAAGCAGCTCCGCCGATACGCTGATACATCGGCAGTTTATCGAACATGTAACCGAGGGTTTGCTGGTAATTCATTCCTTCATCAATCACCTAACTCTATTCCGGGCGTTTTAGAAATTCAACTTTGTTATTTTCTCCTGCACTTTTATGTATTCCCCAAGCGCGGCAGCCCCATACCATTTATAGACTTCGGCTTCCAGAAGTTTTTCTCTGATGGCAGGATCAGTTTCCAACAAAAGAGCAGCCTCTTCTTCAGTTTTTACATTCAGTATAAAAATACCGCGGTATGATCTGTCATTTTTCCCCAGTGGGCCGGCTACTACCAATTTTCCGTCATCTGCAAGGCGTCCGATATTTTCCAAATGCCCGGCAAACAGACTGTCGCGGAGGGCTTTATCCTCAACCACCACTGACCCGGTTTTCAGAATCACGAAGATGTAGGATTTCATCCCGTAATCGTCGGCATCAAAGGTTTTGGCCAATTCAGGATCGTAAGATGGGTTTTCGGTTTGTGCAAATGATGAACTTAACAACATGGCAAGAAACACAACAAGGATCAGTATTCTCTTTTTCATTTGGCTTTTGTTCGTGTAAAAATGGCGACGATGGCTGAAGTGACCAATCCCATGACTGGCGCTCCAATCAATCCCTGCTTGATATAGCTGGCTATGTTGAAATATTTATCAGCTTCTGTTTGCTCCATTTTGCCCGACTCGACCACAAATTTGATCACATTGGGAAAATATTCCGGGGTAATGATGTTAGTAGTAATCAGTTGTGCCAAAGGGCTGAGGATAGTAACAACCAGCGTAATGATCAACCCTGAGATAAATCCCTGCAAATAGGTCATGGAGCCGGCGTAAAAGTTTCGCTTTTTATCGAGCAAAGCAAATACATAAACTGCAATGGCAGGGATGGCAATCAGATTGGTGTAGATTTCATGTTTATCAATATGTGTGCTGTGAAGCCCCGATATTTTCTCGAGGAACATCCAAACAAGGCTCATCAGGAAAAAGATGACTCCCCATTTAATTTCAATTTTGTATTTATTTAGCATAATTTATTGGTTTTCAAGTATTATTTTCAAGTTGTTTAGCCCACTTTGCAAATCGTTACCGATCATCCCTTCAAAATCCATGACGACCAGCATCAGGTTCATCGGGTATTTCATTTCTCCGCTAAATCCCCATTTTACCAAAGTTGAAGTTTCAGACAGCGACTCGGTGGTCATAAAAGCCAGCGATGTGGACTCGAATGGCTCAAGAAAACGCAATTCATAATCAATCCTCGCTCCAGGCTCAATGCGCGTGATTTCCTGTTCACCTTTTCCAACGTCCGGGTTATCCGATTCCCAGGCTGAAACAAATCCGACAGTGCCATCAGTTCCTCTGTATTCGGATTTCATCTTTGGATCTATCTTGCTCCAAACGCTGAACTCATCCTGGTTTTTCAGCATCAGTATATAATCAAATACTTCCTCTATGGGCTGATTGATCGTTACTTCCTTTACTACTCTGTATTCTTTTTTTGTAAACAATGCCACAATCAATGGGATAAGGATTACAGCTGCAATAATGATCCCGATAATTATCAGTACTTTTTTCA from Bacteroidales bacterium includes these protein-coding regions:
- a CDS encoding bifunctional folylpolyglutamate synthase/dihydrofolate synthase — protein: MNYQQTLGYMFDKLPMYQRIGGAAYKADLNNTIELCALLGNPERKFSSIHVAGTNGKGSTSNLIASVMQEAGFKTGLYTSPHYRDFRERIRINGKMIPEEEVVRFIQQWKDRFETIGLSFFEMTVGLAFDYFAREKVDIAIIEVGMGGRLDSTNVITPLVSVITNIGLDHTKFLGDTLQKIAAEKAGIIKQGVPVVIGETQAETENVFQQQAIAQGSSIAFADKRWRVSRVNQTQVNIDFDQHPFLENVSFPLGGSYQLRNLSTVLETLRIITKNSGISLINDVIASGISNVLTNTGIRGRWQTLSENPLVICDSGHNVDGIRQVVLNISQTPHKRLHFVYGMVNDKSVDGMLSLLPKDAIYYFCKPNIPRGLDPLLLAAEASKHGLKGNVYSSVLKALDAARLVADVDDLIVIGGSTFVVAEVVE
- a CDS encoding DUF4199 domain-containing protein; amino-acid sequence: MLNKYKIEIKWGVIFFLMSLVWMFLEKISGLHSTHIDKHEIYTNLIAIPAIAVYVFALLDKKRNFYAGSMTYLQGFISGLIITLVVTILSPLAQLITTNIITPEYFPNVIKFVVESGKMEQTEADKYFNIASYIKQGLIGAPVMGLVTSAIVAIFTRTKAK
- a CDS encoding SRPBCC family protein codes for the protein MKKVLIIIGIIIAAVILIPLIVALFTKKEYRVVKEVTINQPIEEVFDYILMLKNQDEFSVWSKIDPKMKSEYRGTDGTVGFVSAWESDNPDVGKGEQEITRIEPGARIDYELRFLEPFESTSLAFMTTESLSETSTLVKWGFSGEMKYPMNLMLVVMDFEGMIGNDLQSGLNNLKIILENQ
- the thiS gene encoding sulfur carrier protein ThiS, with the protein product MKITLNNRPEEIEEDSLTFEELIKKKNFTFKLLVTKLNGSLVKKEDRASTMIRNGDDVMVLHLISGG